The following is a genomic window from Verrucosispora sp. WMMD573.
CGGTCAGCCAGCCGACCAGACCGAACACCCGGATCTCCTTGGCCGCCATCGGGCGGGTTGCCACATCCCGGAAGTAGTCGGCTTCCCGCTCGCTGGCCAGGACCTCACGCCACACCCGAGAGTACCGGCGCATGCCGCCGCGCTGCCCGTAGCGGAACGCCATGGCGGCGGCGAAGACACCGACACCGGCGAGCACGTCGGTGACGCTGGCCACCAGCGCGGCGAACGCGACCAGGCGCAGATACCGGGCGATCAGCGCCAGCATGCCGGCGGTGGCGTGCCCGGGTGTCTGGAACCGGGACTCGAGCTTGCGGGTGGCCTCGCGGAGCAGGTCGAGCGTCTGCTGATCCTCCAACGGCGCCAGCCCGGTGGTGGAGAGGGATGCGGTCATGAGCCGGGACTCGAAATAGCCGTCCACCCTGCGCTGCATCTTCTCGCCGAGCACCACCTGCAACGGGGTGAGGGTCTGCTGGGCCAGGAAGACAGCGCACGTCCAGCCCAGCACGACGGTCACGCCGGACCAGCCGCCGCCGGACGCGTCGGTCACCGCGTCGGCGACCCGCCCGGCCAGCAGGCTGCTGAGGATCACGAAGGCCACCGGCAACGCGGCGAGGGCCACGTTGACGGCGACAAGGATGCTGACCAGTCCGAGCCCGGCGTGTGGGAGTTGACGCACGATCAGGATCCGTGGCCTGACCGCCTCATCGAGATACGTCTCCCACCGGGTCCGCACGCGCGCTCCTTCCAGTCGAGGTTTCCGTCATCGCTGCCACCCGGCCCGGCCACCGGCCTGCGCCGCCCTCAGGACGGTTTGCGGCCAACCGTGAGACCATGCTCGTAGGGCAGGTCGCGGACCGTGTCGACCTCGGTGAAGCCCGCCTCGCACAGCCACCGTTCGTAGTCAGCGGCCGGGTAGGTCATGCCCTCCCCCGTCGCCAGTGCGGTGAGGTAGATGGCCAGCCGGGACGAGTAGAGGCCCTGCGTCTCGTCGTCCGTGGGGTTGAAGCCGTAAACGAGCAGGCGCCCACCGGGCGGCAGCGCGTCGAACGCCTTGCGGGCCAGGGAGAGGATCCGCTCCCCGGCGAACACCTCCAACACGTGACTGAACAGCGCCGTGTCCGCGCCGCCCGGAAACGCGTCGGTGAAGAGGTCGCCGGCCTGTACGTCGATGCGCGGGTGCGGGCCGATCCGCTCCGCAGCACGGGCCGCGACGCTGGGAACGTCAAACAGTGTGACCCGCAGGTGCGGAAAACGTTCGGTGATCGCGAGCGATGTGGTGCCGTCGCCGCCGCCCAGATCGAGCAGATGCCGGGCCTCGTCGAGGCGGGCGTGCTCCAGCAGCCCCGGTAGCGACTGCACGGTGAACGCGGACATGGCCCGGTGCAGCACCGCCTCGGTGGCCGGGCTGTGTTCCAGCCGCTGGTAGAGCGTCGGCTCCTGCCCGGGGTACCGGTCCAGTGCGGTATTGGTGCCGTCGCGCATCGCGGCGGTCAGCTCGGCGAACGCCGGATAGTAGATGCGCTGCCACCCGACGAGGATGTCGCGCCAGTCGGCCGCCCCGGACCCGGCGAACGCCCGCCGGGCGAAGTCCGTGTTGTGGTACCCGTCGGCGTCGCGCTCGACGAGTCCGCTGGCGCACAGGGCCAGCATGAGCACCCGGAGCCGAGCGTGGGCAACGCCGGTGCGAGCGCTGAGTCTCTCCAGGCTGGGTGGCCGCTCGTCCTCCAACGCCGCGAAAAGGTCGATCTCGATCGCCGTGACCAGGGCATTGAACAGCGCCGGACCATTGACGATAAGGGAGAAGCGGTCAAACAGCGGGTCCTGGTGCAGTGCGGTCACCGCCGCCACGTTGGCGTCGTTCATCAGGACGTCAGAAACATTTCTCGGCATGACAAGTATCCCCCATCCTTGTCGATCGTCCCCTGGTCCGAACTTCACTGGATCGTACGTCATGACGCTTATCAATGTTAATGGGTAAAACTCACCGCGTATCGAGCCGCAGGAATTCCTCGGCCAAGTTGTCCGCGCCGAGGTTGTGCTGCTGGGCGACCTCCCGACCCCAATTCCGCAGGAACTCCTCCACGTCCGACCCCGCACCGGCCAGCTGGGACTCGTGGCAGCGCACGGCGCGCACCTTCGTCGCGAACCAGGCCCGGATGTCGACCGGCCAGTCGCACTCCTCGGTGCCGTGCAGCCACACCTCCGGTACGACATACGGCTCCAGGCCCTGATCGAGCAGGTCACCGTAGGAGCGTGGGTTTCGTGCGTCCGGGTAGACCGCCGAGAGGGCGGCCTCGCCGACCGCGGTGTGGTCCGGATGGCTGGACCGCAGGCCACGCAGGTTGCGCCGCGGCGAATGGGTTATCAGCAGATCGGGGCGGAGAGCGCGGATGCTCGCGGTGATGTCCCGCCGGAGGTCGGGACTCGGTCGCACTCCTCCGTCCGGGTGGTCGAGGAAGTCGACTGATGACACGCCGAGCACCGCCGCCGCGGCCTGTTGCTCCCGGCGCCGCAACGACGTGTCGACCTCACCGACCGGCAGGCCGGCCTCACCACTCGTGGCGACCAGCAGCGACACCCGGTCACCCTGTGCGACCAGCGCGGCGATGGTTCCGCCGCAGGCGAAGTCGGCGTCGTCCGGGTGGGCCGAGACGACCAGCACCCGCCTCATGCGGCCACCCGACGGGCCAGTGACCCACGGTCGACTTTTCCGTTGGCGCTCAGTGGCAGCGCGTCGAGGACCCGGACCTCGCGGGGGTGCATCGACGCCGGCAGCCGGTCGCGCAGCGCCCCGACCACCCGCCGAACGACGTCCTCGGCTGACACCGGGACCGCTCCGGCAATGACACTTGCCGCCACGAAGAGGTGCAGCGCGTCGTCGTGGATCAGTGCCACGGCGGCGCTCACCCCCGGCACCTCGACGGCGACCGCCTCGATCTCGCCCAGCTCGATCCGTACGCCGTGCAGCTTGACCTGCGAGTCGCGCCGGTGCAGCCACACCAGGTCCGCGCCGCGGCGGCGGACGATGTCGCCGGTGGCGTACATCCTCGCGCCCGGCACCGGCGACCACGGATCGGGCAGGAAATGCCGGGCGGTCAGCTCGCGCCGGTTGTAGTAGCCCTCCGCGACCGCCGGGCCGCCGATGTACAACTCACCCTCGTCGGTCGGGTTCAGGTCGTCGTCCAGGACGTGAACGGTCGCGTGTCGCATCGGCCCGCCGATGCAGACCTCGTCGCCGTCGATCCGCCATGCCGTCGACCAGATCGTCGCTTCCGTCGGGCCGTACATGTTGTACGCGACGGCGGGTAGACCGGCGAGTTCCGCGGCGAGTGCCCGGGGTAGGTCCTCGCCGCCGCACAACAGCGTCTGACCGGCGGTGATCCGCACCCCCGCGTCGAGCAGCAGCCGCCAACCGGTCGGGGTCGCCTGCACCAGACTGGGCTGCGCCGAGGAGATCAGCTCGGCCAGTGACCGGGAGTTCATCAGCCAGGTCTGCGGGGCCACCACACAGGTGCCACCCCGGGTGAGTGGAAGGAATATCTCCAGCCCGGCGATGTCGAACGACAGCGGAGTGCTGAACAGCACCCGCTGGTGCGCGGCCGCCGGCAACAGCTCGGCCGTGGCGTCGATGAAGCTCGCCAGGTTGCGGTGGGTCACCGCGACGCCCTTGGGCTGCCCGGTGGATCCGGAGGTGTAGATGATGTAGGCGATGTCGCCGGGCCGGCCGACACCACCGGTATCGATGCGAGGGGCGGCCGCCAGTAGCGTGGCCCCGTCCACCACCGGGACGGTCACCTCCGCCAGGGCCCGTCCGGTGCCGGGTCCGGCCACCACACAGCGCAGCCGCACATCGACGGCCATGAAGGCCAGTCGGGTGGCGGGGTTCTTGCTGTCCATCGGCACGTAGGCGGCCCCCACCGACCAGATGCCGAGCAGTACGGCCAACAGGTCGCTACCGCGGCCCAGACACACGCCGACGTGGTCGCCCTCCCGCACGCCCTGGTCGTGGAGCGCGGATGCGACACGGGCCACCCGCTCGCCCAACTCACCGTAGGTGAGCTGATGGTCCGACTCGCGTATGGCTACCCGGTCCGGCCCCTGGCGTACCTGGAACCAAAAGCGTTGCTCCAGTGTGTCCACCGGATGACCGTCCATTTCGGTTGACGTGCGGTCCGTGATGACCCGGCCGCCGATGTGGCGGCCGGCGCGCGGCGGTCGCCCGGGCGGCCACCGGGACGAACGCCCCCGCCCGTCCGCCACGGCAAGCCACCTCATGCCCGACCCGGTGCCCCCGCGCCGGCCCGGAGGCGTCGTAGTTCCTGCTCGGCCTGCTCCGCCACGGCCCGTCGGGGCCCGTCCGCCCCCAGCGACAGCACGTGTTCGAGGCTCCGGCGCTTGGCCTCAGCAACGGCGTCTTCCTCGGGGACGGTGATATCGGGTTCCACCCCGACGCCCTCCCAGTTGGCACCGGAGACCGGATGCAGCGGGTAGCCCGAG
Proteins encoded in this region:
- a CDS encoding methyltransferase, with protein sequence MPRNVSDVLMNDANVAAVTALHQDPLFDRFSLIVNGPALFNALVTAIEIDLFAALEDERPPSLERLSARTGVAHARLRVLMLALCASGLVERDADGYHNTDFARRAFAGSGAADWRDILVGWQRIYYPAFAELTAAMRDGTNTALDRYPGQEPTLYQRLEHSPATEAVLHRAMSAFTVQSLPGLLEHARLDEARHLLDLGGGDGTTSLAITERFPHLRVTLFDVPSVAARAAERIGPHPRIDVQAGDLFTDAFPGGADTALFSHVLEVFAGERILSLARKAFDALPPGGRLLVYGFNPTDDETQGLYSSRLAIYLTALATGEGMTYPAADYERWLCEAGFTEVDTVRDLPYEHGLTVGRKPS
- a CDS encoding PIG-L deacetylase family protein, which translates into the protein MRRVLVVSAHPDDADFACGGTIAALVAQGDRVSLLVATSGEAGLPVGEVDTSLRRREQQAAAAVLGVSSVDFLDHPDGGVRPSPDLRRDITASIRALRPDLLITHSPRRNLRGLRSSHPDHTAVGEAALSAVYPDARNPRSYGDLLDQGLEPYVVPEVWLHGTEECDWPVDIRAWFATKVRAVRCHESQLAGAGSDVEEFLRNWGREVAQQHNLGADNLAEEFLRLDTR
- a CDS encoding amino acid adenylation domain-containing protein; protein product: MDTLEQRFWFQVRQGPDRVAIRESDHQLTYGELGERVARVASALHDQGVREGDHVGVCLGRGSDLLAVLLGIWSVGAAYVPMDSKNPATRLAFMAVDVRLRCVVAGPGTGRALAEVTVPVVDGATLLAAAPRIDTGGVGRPGDIAYIIYTSGSTGQPKGVAVTHRNLASFIDATAELLPAAAHQRVLFSTPLSFDIAGLEIFLPLTRGGTCVVAPQTWLMNSRSLAELISSAQPSLVQATPTGWRLLLDAGVRITAGQTLLCGGEDLPRALAAELAGLPAVAYNMYGPTEATIWSTAWRIDGDEVCIGGPMRHATVHVLDDDLNPTDEGELYIGGPAVAEGYYNRRELTARHFLPDPWSPVPGARMYATGDIVRRRGADLVWLHRRDSQVKLHGVRIELGEIEAVAVEVPGVSAAVALIHDDALHLFVAASVIAGAVPVSAEDVVRRVVGALRDRLPASMHPREVRVLDALPLSANGKVDRGSLARRVAA